A DNA window from Amycolatopsis sp. DSM 110486 contains the following coding sequences:
- a CDS encoding FAD-dependent oxidoreductase produces MSPAERDVVVAGGGPGGMLLGYLLARAGIEVTVLESRSDFDRDFRGDSLHPFTLELFDQLGLAESLLRLEHFKAKSFRFHTTKGSFSVAAYDRLDTPFNYIALMPQVRFLDFLAGQAARLPSFSLEMEARVTSLIKDGSGTVTGVRHRGGEISCELVVGADGRFSTVRRLADLSARPLGATTDILWFRLPRKPHDPLDADLDLYYGPESYVGVLGGVHDWQVGYSVAKGDYPRLREQGVEPIRDFVGAHVPWLADRTHLLTDFAQTTLLSVDISRVDTWYRPGLLLMGDAAHVISPVGGNGILMAVQDAVAAANRLVPAFRRGGPGIVDLAAVQRDRLSAIEKVQAQQVRVERRSARARAKGRGTEPPAFLRWLFAIPALRTKGARDNAYGPLPPRLDAAVLAPGVSGAP; encoded by the coding sequence ATGAGCCCCGCGGAGCGTGACGTCGTCGTCGCCGGTGGTGGTCCCGGCGGCATGCTCCTCGGATATCTGCTGGCCAGGGCGGGAATTGAAGTGACCGTGCTGGAGTCGCGGTCGGACTTCGACCGCGACTTCCGGGGGGATTCGCTTCATCCCTTCACTCTTGAGCTTTTCGATCAGCTGGGGCTGGCCGAGAGCCTGCTCCGGCTCGAACACTTCAAGGCGAAGTCCTTCCGGTTCCACACGACCAAAGGCAGTTTCAGCGTCGCGGCGTACGACCGGCTCGACACGCCGTTCAACTACATCGCACTGATGCCACAGGTGCGCTTCCTTGACTTCCTCGCCGGCCAAGCCGCCCGACTCCCTTCCTTTTCCCTGGAGATGGAGGCAAGGGTCACCAGCCTCATCAAGGACGGATCAGGCACCGTCACCGGGGTCCGGCACCGGGGCGGCGAGATCTCCTGCGAGCTGGTCGTCGGCGCTGATGGGCGGTTCTCGACCGTCCGCCGGCTGGCTGATCTCTCGGCGCGGCCTCTCGGTGCAACGACCGACATCCTGTGGTTCCGGCTGCCGCGGAAACCGCACGACCCGCTCGACGCCGATCTGGACCTGTACTACGGGCCGGAGAGCTACGTCGGGGTGCTCGGCGGGGTGCACGACTGGCAAGTCGGCTACAGCGTGGCGAAGGGCGACTACCCACGCCTGCGGGAACAAGGTGTGGAGCCGATTCGCGACTTCGTCGGCGCCCACGTTCCCTGGCTGGCCGACCGGACCCACCTGCTCACCGACTTCGCGCAGACCACGCTGCTGTCGGTCGACATCTCGCGCGTCGACACCTGGTACCGCCCCGGTCTGCTCCTAATGGGCGATGCCGCGCATGTCATCTCGCCAGTCGGTGGCAATGGAATACTCATGGCCGTGCAGGACGCGGTCGCGGCGGCCAACCGGCTCGTGCCGGCCTTCCGCCGCGGCGGACCCGGGATCGTCGATCTGGCCGCCGTCCAGCGGGACCGGCTGTCGGCCATCGAGAAGGTGCAGGCGCAGCAAGTCCGCGTCGAACGCCGGTCCGCCCGCGCAAGAGCGAAAGGGCGCGGCACCGAGCCACCTGCGTTCCTGCGTTGGCTGTTCGCAATCCCGGCGCTGCGTACCAAGGGAGCGCGGGACAATGCTTACGGTCCGCTGCCGCCTCGGCTGGACGCGGCGGTGCTGGCACCAGGTGTGTCAGGTGCACCATGA
- a CDS encoding adenosine-specific kinase, whose translation MDVQVLTIDKPEGLNVILGQAHFIKTVEDLHEALAGTSPYLKFGFAFCEASGLRLVRYSGNDSELVELATKNAQEIATGHSFIVFLREGYPVNVLNAIKQVPEVCGFFCATANPVEVLVAETGLGRAILGVVDGSPPLGIETPDDQSDRKSLLRTLGYKL comes from the coding sequence ATGGACGTCCAGGTGCTGACCATCGACAAGCCCGAGGGTCTCAACGTCATCCTCGGCCAGGCGCATTTCATCAAGACCGTGGAAGACCTGCACGAGGCGCTCGCCGGAACCAGCCCGTACCTGAAGTTCGGTTTCGCGTTCTGTGAGGCGTCAGGGCTCCGCCTTGTGCGATATTCCGGCAACGATTCCGAATTGGTGGAACTGGCGACGAAGAATGCACAGGAAATAGCCACAGGGCACTCGTTCATCGTGTTCCTGCGCGAGGGCTACCCCGTCAACGTCCTCAATGCGATCAAGCAGGTTCCCGAGGTCTGCGGCTTCTTCTGCGCCACGGCGAATCCCGTCGAGGTGCTCGTCGCCGAAACCGGACTGGGCCGCGCAATCCTCGGCGTGGTCGACGGATCACCGCCCCTGGGCATCGAGACCCCGGACGACCAGAGCGATCGGAAATCACTTCTGCGGACACTGGGCTACAAACTCTAG
- a CDS encoding phosphoribosyltransferase codes for MIAPKQDAGWLSVWNCGENVVVLGLPRGGVPVALEVAPTLGAPLDVIVVRKLGVPYQPELALGAIGEGGVRVLNENVVRMTRVTADEIAAVQRAQRIELRRRVAKCRGGRAGISAAGPTALIVDDGVATGSTARSACRVARARGATRVVLAVPVGAPDAILALRDDADEVVCLETPPCFCAVGEWFTDFGQTTDDEVAELLRRAAEGVFEPEATTRAGDPSLRDEEVEVFAGPVPLAGHLTIPENPAGVVLFAHGSGSSRHSPHNRFVAQDLNGAALGTLLFDLLTHREEHDRGQPVRRRSRHQSRRRPGHRRQGLRWPERAVLSRATRPRLRGDAR; via the coding sequence TTGATCGCGCCGAAGCAGGACGCAGGTTGGCTGAGCGTCTGGAACTGCGGTGAGAATGTCGTGGTCCTCGGGCTGCCGCGGGGCGGGGTGCCAGTCGCGTTGGAGGTCGCGCCGACGTTGGGGGCGCCGTTGGATGTGATCGTGGTGCGCAAGCTCGGTGTGCCTTACCAGCCGGAACTCGCGCTGGGTGCGATCGGTGAGGGAGGGGTGCGGGTACTCAACGAAAACGTCGTGCGCATGACGCGAGTCACCGCCGACGAGATCGCGGCCGTTCAGCGGGCCCAGAGGATCGAGCTCCGGCGCCGCGTCGCGAAGTGCCGCGGTGGGCGCGCGGGAATCTCCGCGGCGGGCCCGACGGCGCTGATCGTCGATGATGGCGTGGCGACCGGGTCGACCGCCCGATCGGCCTGCCGGGTGGCCCGCGCGCGGGGAGCCACGAGAGTCGTGCTTGCAGTGCCGGTCGGTGCGCCGGACGCGATCCTCGCGTTGAGGGACGATGCCGACGAGGTGGTGTGTCTGGAAACGCCCCCCTGCTTCTGCGCTGTCGGCGAGTGGTTCACCGATTTCGGGCAAACCACGGATGACGAGGTCGCCGAATTGCTTCGCCGTGCCGCCGAGGGCGTTTTCGAACCGGAAGCCACTACGCGGGCGGGCGACCCGTCGTTGCGGGACGAGGAGGTCGAGGTCTTCGCGGGCCCGGTCCCGCTGGCCGGGCACCTCACCATTCCCGAGAACCCGGCCGGCGTCGTGCTGTTCGCCCACGGCAGTGGCAGCAGCCGGCACAGCCCGCACAACCGTTTCGTCGCGCAGGACCTCAACGGGGCCGCCTTGGGCACCCTGCTGTTCGACCTGCTCACCCACCGCGAAGAGCACGACCGCGGCCAACCTGTTCGCCGCCGAAGCCGACATCAGTCCCGCCGACGTCCCGGCCATCGCCGGCAAGGTCTCCGCTGGCCTGAACGCGCTGTTCTCTCCCGGGCAACTCGACCACGTCTTCGCGGTGATGCCCGCTGA
- a CDS encoding lysylphosphatidylglycerol synthase domain-containing protein, translating into MHGARAAGAGGRGVDTAVSLWSTAVAALLSAMVLVVLAPALLFGVGLLVWPATLAVSVLLAAISLVTWKLLRRPAALRWIAHRLVVLGRHLPVIRNQHWVRDEPSPLDSVLGRVARFRPAGRAWPGLIAWTLASWVLDYLALTACVAASADAVVPWSAVGVGHLAVQASIGVQLTPAGAGPAETGLLAALAAGGITAPAAAVAVVLYRSITWLGLTAAGWVVFAITATSRDKRRRDRPSRRLVPPGRSTGRRAGRDT; encoded by the coding sequence ATACATGGTGCCCGCGCTGCGGGGGCGGGGGGGCGGGGCGTCGACACGGCGGTGTCGTTGTGGTCCACCGCGGTCGCCGCGCTGCTGTCTGCGATGGTGCTCGTCGTGCTCGCCCCTGCCTTGCTGTTCGGCGTGGGCCTTCTCGTCTGGCCGGCTACGCTCGCCGTCTCGGTGTTGCTCGCGGCGATCAGCCTGGTGACCTGGAAGCTGCTACGCCGGCCTGCCGCGCTGCGCTGGATCGCGCACCGACTCGTAGTGCTGGGACGGCACCTGCCTGTGATCCGGAATCAGCACTGGGTCCGGGATGAGCCGAGCCCGCTCGACTCAGTGTTGGGCCGCGTCGCCCGGTTCCGTCCTGCGGGGCGTGCATGGCCCGGTTTGATCGCATGGACGCTGGCCAGTTGGGTGCTGGATTACCTGGCACTCACGGCGTGCGTCGCGGCGAGCGCGGACGCGGTGGTGCCTTGGTCCGCGGTCGGCGTCGGCCACCTTGCCGTTCAGGCGAGCATCGGCGTTCAGCTCACACCGGCGGGCGCCGGCCCCGCGGAGACCGGCTTGCTCGCGGCGTTGGCCGCCGGTGGGATCACGGCTCCCGCCGCCGCGGTCGCGGTTGTCCTCTACCGGAGCATCACCTGGCTGGGGCTGACGGCCGCCGGCTGGGTCGTTTTCGCCATCACCGCGACGAGCCGGGACAAGCGCCGCCGCGACCGTCCATCACGACGTCTCGTCCCGCCGGGGCGTTCCACCGGCCGCCGAGCAGGACGTGATACGTGA
- a CDS encoding universal stress protein — protein MSRDERLHRRGTGQIYGRAPPPGLGGNTMTAPANAPIVVAIDGSETTTAAAVWAVGEALRRHAPLLVFTAYGLEDASFGGKAYPPSDWLAVKQAEAEGWLHRTRETLDAVVPGLRISTEATDRGPVPALLDASERARILVVGEPTGPLLGLFSGSPAVDLAAKAHCPVAVVRGHETIDGPVVVGVDGSALSDAAIGWAFEEASLRNTRLVALHTWHDSDLSQTRFGSVMLPAENHHETGHRLLAQRLTVWQEKYPDVPVERLVEQDKPRHRLLALSSDAQLVVVGSRGRGGFTGLVLGSTSQALLHHAQCPVMVVRSER, from the coding sequence GTGTCCCGGGACGAACGGCTGCATCGGCGGGGGACAGGTCAGATCTATGGTCGTGCTCCGCCTCCCGGACTTGGAGGAAACACCATGACCGCACCCGCAAACGCGCCCATCGTCGTCGCCATCGACGGCTCGGAGACCACGACCGCCGCGGCCGTGTGGGCGGTTGGGGAAGCCCTGCGGCGCCACGCTCCGCTGCTCGTGTTCACCGCGTATGGGCTGGAAGACGCGTCATTCGGTGGCAAGGCCTACCCGCCGTCGGACTGGCTGGCAGTCAAGCAGGCCGAAGCGGAAGGATGGCTGCACCGGACACGCGAGACACTCGACGCCGTCGTGCCTGGGCTTCGGATTTCGACCGAAGCGACCGACAGGGGCCCCGTGCCCGCCCTGCTCGACGCGTCCGAGCGCGCGCGGATCCTCGTCGTCGGTGAACCGACCGGCCCGCTGCTCGGCCTTTTCAGCGGTTCTCCTGCCGTCGATCTGGCTGCGAAAGCGCACTGTCCGGTCGCCGTCGTGCGCGGCCATGAAACCATCGACGGCCCAGTGGTCGTCGGCGTCGACGGCAGCGCGCTCAGCGACGCGGCGATCGGCTGGGCCTTCGAGGAAGCCTCGCTGCGCAACACCCGCCTCGTCGCTCTCCACACCTGGCATGACAGTGACCTCTCCCAGACCCGCTTCGGCAGCGTCATGTTGCCGGCCGAGAACCACCACGAGACCGGTCACCGCCTGCTCGCCCAGCGCCTCACCGTCTGGCAGGAGAAGTACCCGGATGTCCCCGTCGAACGCCTTGTCGAGCAGGACAAGCCGCGCCACCGGTTACTCGCGTTGAGCAGCGACGCGCAACTCGTCGTGGTGGGCAGCCGCGGCCGGGGTGGCTTCACCGGCTTGGTGCTCGGGTCGACCAGCCAGGCCTTGCTGCACCACGCGCAGTGCCCGGTGATGGTTGTCCGTTCAGAACGCTGA
- a CDS encoding SulP family inorganic anion transporter: MKLSAVLPGLARLRRYQRTWLRGDVVAGVTVAAYLVPQVMAYAEVAGLPPVAGLWAAIGPLAVYALLGSSSLLSVGPESTTALMTAAVLAPFAAGDPGHYATLAAVLAVLVGGLCLVAAFARLGVLAELLSKPVLTGYMVGIAVLMVVGQLSNVTGVPVDRDGFAGELSSFFSELGQVHWPTVGLAAAVLFVLLVLRRVAPWLPGPLVAIAGATAVVAFAGLPGIEVVGALPAGLPPALSGFSLAEVGQLVLPALGITIVAFSDNVLTARAFAAGRGEEIDANQELRALAGVNVSSGLLHGFPVSSSGSRTALGSAAGSRTQLYSLVALGTVVLIVLFARPLLAQFPTAALGALVIFAATYLVDIGELRRFARFRRSELLLALLTTAGVLGLGVIYGVLAAVGLSVLDLLRRIARPHDGILGMVPGLAGMHDVDDYPEAAMEPGLVVYRYDAPLCFANAEDFRRRALAAASGEISGPVRWFVLNTEANVELDVTAADALDQLREELTRRGVVFALARVKQDLRDDLEAAGLVERVGEERIFPTLPTAVGGYRDWLTARG, from the coding sequence ATGAAGCTTTCGGCGGTGTTGCCGGGCCTCGCGCGGCTGCGCCGCTATCAGCGAACCTGGCTGCGCGGCGACGTCGTCGCGGGTGTCACGGTGGCGGCTTACCTCGTGCCGCAGGTGATGGCCTACGCCGAGGTGGCCGGCCTGCCACCGGTGGCCGGCCTGTGGGCGGCGATCGGCCCGCTCGCCGTGTACGCCTTGCTGGGTTCGTCGAGCCTGCTGTCCGTCGGGCCGGAGTCGACGACGGCGCTGATGACGGCGGCCGTCCTGGCCCCGTTCGCCGCCGGCGACCCCGGCCACTACGCGACGCTGGCGGCGGTGCTCGCGGTACTCGTCGGCGGGTTGTGCCTCGTGGCCGCATTCGCGCGGCTCGGGGTGCTCGCCGAACTGCTGTCGAAGCCGGTTCTCACCGGCTACATGGTGGGCATCGCGGTGCTCATGGTTGTCGGCCAGCTCAGCAACGTCACCGGGGTTCCCGTGGATCGCGATGGTTTCGCTGGCGAGCTCTCGTCGTTCTTCAGCGAGCTCGGGCAGGTGCACTGGCCGACCGTCGGACTCGCGGCGGCGGTGTTGTTCGTGCTGCTCGTCCTCCGACGGGTCGCGCCGTGGCTGCCGGGGCCGTTGGTGGCGATCGCCGGAGCCACGGCGGTCGTCGCGTTTGCGGGGTTGCCGGGCATCGAGGTGGTGGGGGCGTTGCCCGCCGGCCTGCCGCCCGCGTTGTCCGGGTTCTCACTGGCGGAGGTCGGGCAGCTGGTCCTCCCGGCTCTCGGCATCACCATCGTCGCGTTCTCGGACAACGTGCTCACCGCGCGCGCCTTCGCGGCCGGCCGAGGCGAAGAGATCGACGCGAACCAGGAACTGCGCGCTCTCGCCGGCGTCAACGTGTCCTCCGGATTGCTGCACGGCTTCCCGGTCAGCAGCAGTGGCAGCCGCACTGCCCTCGGCTCGGCCGCGGGCAGCAGGACACAGCTGTACTCCTTGGTCGCCCTGGGCACGGTGGTGCTCATCGTGCTGTTCGCGCGGCCGCTGCTGGCCCAGTTTCCGACGGCGGCGTTGGGTGCGCTGGTGATCTTCGCGGCCACCTACCTCGTCGACATCGGGGAGCTGCGCAGGTTCGCGCGATTCCGCCGCAGTGAGCTGCTGCTGGCCCTGCTGACCACGGCGGGGGTGCTCGGGCTCGGTGTGATCTACGGTGTGCTGGCCGCGGTGGGATTGTCCGTCCTGGACCTGCTGCGGCGGATAGCCCGGCCGCACGACGGGATTCTCGGCATGGTGCCCGGGTTGGCCGGGATGCACGATGTCGACGACTATCCGGAGGCCGCGATGGAGCCCGGTCTCGTCGTCTACCGCTACGACGCGCCGTTGTGCTTCGCCAACGCGGAGGACTTCCGCCGACGGGCGCTCGCTGCGGCGTCGGGCGAGATATCAGGTCCGGTGAGGTGGTTCGTCCTGAACACCGAGGCGAACGTCGAACTCGACGTCACCGCGGCCGATGCACTCGACCAGCTGCGCGAGGAGCTCACCCGCCGTGGTGTCGTGTTCGCCCTCGCAAGGGTCAAACAGGACCTGCGTGACGATCTCGAAGCCGCCGGACTTGTCGAGAGGGTGGGCGAGGAGCGGATTTTCCCGACCCTGCCGACCGCGGTGGGCGGCTACCGCGACTGGCTAACCGCGCGGGGCTGA
- a CDS encoding AAA family ATPase, translating to MAETKPWAAVRETHSGVVFLVGDRAYKLKKPVDLGFLDFTTPAARERVCRREVELNRRLSPDVYLGVAELSGPDGRDHLVVMRRMPDERRLSTLVRRGEPLVPVVRALARELAVFHAAAERSLLIEADGTRDAVLARWRESFAQVRPFHGVVLNTAVATEVELLVEEFMAGRERLFAQRIAEGRVVDGHGDLIADDVFCLDDGPRVLDCLEFDDHLRHVDGLDDVAFLAMDLDRLDAPELAAELLRRYAEFSGDPAPAALRHHYLAYRAFVRAKVACLRHAQGDPTAAELAREYAEQTRRHLQTGEVRVILVGGLPGVGKSTVAGGLADALGTSLLQSDRVRKELVGIAPGEHVPSGYQHGIYTPEWTDRTYDELVRRSAELLGLGETVVVDASWTSAHQRAKIAAAAANTSSRLVALRCTAPDALREHRLATRMGSYSDAGPEIAVAMATDSDAWPGSLAVDTAGSPEESVSLALALIAEDCESPSARGTPTLHRAAGG from the coding sequence ATGGCCGAGACGAAACCGTGGGCAGCGGTGCGGGAAACGCACAGCGGCGTGGTCTTCCTGGTGGGTGACCGCGCGTACAAGCTCAAGAAGCCCGTCGATCTCGGGTTCCTCGACTTCACTACTCCGGCGGCGCGCGAACGGGTGTGCCGGCGGGAGGTCGAGCTGAACCGGCGGCTCTCGCCCGACGTCTACCTCGGTGTCGCGGAGCTCAGCGGACCGGATGGCCGCGACCACCTCGTCGTGATGCGTCGCATGCCCGACGAGCGCCGGCTCTCCACGCTCGTCCGCCGGGGTGAGCCGCTCGTGCCGGTGGTCCGCGCGCTGGCTCGGGAGCTCGCTGTCTTCCACGCCGCGGCGGAGCGGAGCCTGCTGATCGAGGCGGATGGCACCCGAGACGCCGTCCTGGCGCGCTGGCGGGAGAGTTTCGCCCAGGTGCGGCCGTTCCATGGAGTCGTGCTGAACACCGCCGTCGCCACCGAGGTCGAACTCCTGGTGGAGGAGTTCATGGCCGGGCGAGAACGGCTGTTCGCGCAGCGAATCGCTGAAGGCCGCGTAGTCGACGGGCACGGCGACCTCATCGCCGACGACGTCTTCTGCCTGGACGACGGCCCGCGCGTGCTCGACTGCCTCGAGTTCGACGACCATCTTCGGCACGTGGACGGGCTTGACGACGTCGCGTTCCTCGCGATGGATCTCGACCGACTCGATGCGCCGGAGCTCGCGGCCGAACTGCTGAGGAGGTACGCGGAGTTCTCCGGGGACCCCGCTCCTGCGGCGTTGCGCCACCACTACCTGGCCTACCGCGCATTCGTCCGCGCCAAGGTCGCCTGTCTCCGCCACGCGCAGGGCGACCCGACCGCCGCCGAGCTCGCCCGCGAGTATGCGGAGCAGACACGGCGCCATCTCCAGACGGGCGAAGTGCGGGTCATTCTCGTTGGTGGCCTGCCCGGCGTGGGCAAGTCCACTGTGGCCGGTGGGCTTGCCGATGCGCTCGGGACGAGCCTGCTGCAGAGCGACCGCGTGCGCAAGGAGCTCGTCGGCATCGCCCCAGGCGAGCACGTTCCTTCGGGATACCAGCACGGGATCTACACGCCGGAGTGGACGGACCGGACTTACGACGAACTCGTCCGGCGGTCGGCCGAACTCCTCGGCCTCGGCGAGACCGTGGTCGTCGACGCCTCTTGGACCTCAGCGCACCAGCGAGCGAAGATCGCCGCTGCGGCCGCGAACACGAGTAGCCGTCTGGTCGCATTGAGGTGTACCGCGCCGGATGCGCTCCGCGAACATCGCCTCGCCACCCGCATGGGGTCGTATTCCGACGCAGGCCCGGAAATCGCCGTGGCCATGGCGACCGATTCCGACGCGTGGCCCGGCTCCCTGGCCGTCGACACGGCCGGCAGCCCGGAGGAATCCGTCTCCCTCGCGCTCGCCTTGATAGCCGAGGACTGCGAAAGTCCCTCGGCCCGGGGAACACCGACTCTCCACCGCGCAGCGGGCGGCTGA
- a CDS encoding NAD(P)H nitroreductase codes for MEHGLPDDFTVHTAVAMAIRAPSVHNSQPWRWAVGYRTLHLYADPSRQLPETDPDGRDLLIGCGAALHHARIAFAALGWHTDVHRLPDPSQPDHLAAIEFHRREPTADEVALAAAIPRRRTDRRHRSSWEVPRGYLESIAEAVADEGVVLRLAEAAERYYLATAIEEASRRHRDDPAYRVELAAWSGRRAAPDGVPSRNAPAVDASPGTLPARPFSDPELPEASGATSDEDETVLLVLSTASDDRMSRLRAGEATSAALLTATRFGLATCPLTEPLELPDVRRTVEAKVASGTFPQMVLRIGWAPANADPLPATPRRDLEEVLAALDTADLRDETKDQWH; via the coding sequence ATGGAACACGGACTCCCCGATGACTTCACCGTCCACACCGCAGTGGCCATGGCGATCCGCGCGCCCTCGGTCCACAACTCCCAGCCGTGGCGCTGGGCCGTCGGCTACCGCACGCTCCACCTCTACGCCGACCCGTCCCGGCAACTGCCCGAGACCGACCCGGATGGGCGTGATCTCCTCATCGGTTGCGGCGCAGCGTTGCACCACGCGCGCATCGCTTTCGCAGCACTCGGCTGGCACACCGACGTGCACCGCCTGCCCGACCCCTCGCAGCCCGACCACCTCGCCGCGATCGAGTTCCACCGGCGCGAACCCACAGCCGACGAAGTCGCACTCGCCGCGGCCATCCCGCGCCGCCGGACCGACCGCCGCCACCGCAGCTCGTGGGAGGTCCCCCGTGGTTACCTCGAATCGATCGCCGAAGCGGTGGCCGACGAGGGCGTGGTTCTGCGCCTGGCCGAAGCCGCGGAGCGGTACTACCTCGCCACCGCCATCGAGGAAGCATCCCGGCGGCACCGCGACGACCCCGCCTACCGCGTCGAACTGGCTGCCTGGAGCGGCCGCCGCGCAGCCCCGGACGGCGTCCCCTCGCGGAACGCACCGGCTGTGGACGCGAGCCCCGGAACACTCCCGGCCCGGCCGTTCTCCGACCCCGAGTTGCCTGAGGCGTCCGGCGCAACCAGCGACGAGGACGAGACCGTGCTGCTGGTGCTGAGCACCGCGTCCGACGACCGGATGTCGCGGCTGCGGGCCGGCGAAGCCACCAGCGCGGCGCTGCTGACGGCGACCCGCTTCGGCCTCGCCACCTGCCCGTTGACCGAACCCCTCGAGCTGCCGGACGTCCGGCGCACGGTGGAAGCGAAGGTCGCGTCGGGCACCTTCCCACAGATGGTCCTGCGCATCGGCTGGGCCCCCGCCAACGCGGACCCACTGCCGGCGACACCGCGTCGCGACCTCGAAGAGGTGCTGGCGGCACTCGACACTGCCGACCTGCGGGACGAAACCAAGGACCAGTGGCACTGA
- a CDS encoding SHOCT domain-containing protein: protein MPYWHYGTAGGWVGPLVAVLVLLAVLTAAGVVTAVLLRRTPKPTSDSDRALGILRERFARGEIDQDEYERRRETLGR, encoded by the coding sequence ATGCCCTACTGGCACTATGGGACAGCCGGAGGCTGGGTCGGCCCCTTGGTCGCGGTCCTCGTGCTCCTCGCCGTGCTGACCGCCGCCGGGGTTGTCACAGCCGTCCTGCTCCGGAGGACGCCGAAGCCGACATCGGACAGCGACCGCGCCCTGGGCATCCTGCGCGAGCGTTTCGCCCGCGGGGAGATCGACCAGGACGAATACGAACGCCGGCGCGAGACGCTCGGGCGCTGA
- the gap gene encoding type I glyceraldehyde-3-phosphate dehydrogenase gives MTVRVGINGFGRIGRDVVRRLLEQPDSAVEVVAVNDITTADTLAHLLAHDSTYGPLHAPVQVIDSAIEAGDQVLQVTSEPEPANLPWREFGVDVVLEATGRFRTREAAAGHLTAGARKVIVSAPGKGVDATIVLGVNEGTYEPNAHHVISNASCTTNCLAPMIRVLHEAFGVRRGFLTTIHSYTGDQALLDRPHKDLRRARSAAVNLIPTSTGAARAIGDVIPALAGRLDGVAIRVPVEDGSLTDLTVELDQDVTPDAVNHAYRQAAEGHLKGIVRYTEAPLVSRDIIGDAASCVFDASLTKTDGHTAKVFGWYDNEWGYACRTVELVELVGRELARR, from the coding sequence ATGACCGTGCGAGTCGGCATCAACGGGTTCGGCCGGATCGGGCGCGACGTTGTGCGTCGCCTCCTCGAACAGCCGGACAGCGCGGTAGAGGTGGTGGCGGTCAACGACATCACCACCGCGGACACCCTCGCGCACCTGCTCGCCCACGATTCCACCTATGGTCCGCTGCACGCTCCGGTGCAGGTGATCGATTCGGCGATCGAAGCAGGCGACCAGGTACTGCAAGTGACCTCCGAACCCGAACCGGCGAACCTGCCGTGGAGAGAGTTCGGCGTGGACGTCGTCCTCGAAGCAACCGGCCGTTTCCGCACCCGCGAAGCGGCCGCCGGACACCTCACCGCGGGCGCTCGGAAGGTGATCGTCTCCGCGCCGGGCAAGGGCGTCGACGCGACAATCGTGCTCGGCGTCAACGAAGGCACCTACGAGCCGAACGCGCACCACGTGATCTCCAACGCCTCGTGCACGACCAATTGCCTCGCGCCCATGATCCGGGTGCTGCACGAAGCATTCGGTGTCCGGCGCGGGTTCTTGACGACGATCCACAGCTACACCGGCGACCAGGCGCTGCTCGACCGCCCGCACAAGGACCTGCGGCGGGCGCGATCGGCCGCCGTCAACCTGATCCCGACGAGCACCGGTGCCGCCCGGGCGATCGGCGACGTCATCCCCGCGCTCGCCGGGCGCCTCGACGGTGTGGCCATCCGCGTACCCGTCGAGGACGGGTCCCTGACCGACCTCACCGTCGAGCTCGACCAGGACGTCACGCCCGACGCGGTCAACCACGCTTACAGGCAGGCCGCGGAGGGGCATCTCAAGGGCATCGTCCGCTACACCGAAGCACCGCTGGTCTCCCGCGACATCATCGGCGACGCGGCCTCGTGCGTCTTCGACGCGAGCCTCACCAAGACCGACGGCCACACCGCGAAGGTGTTCGGCTGGTACGACAACGAATGGGGCTACGCGTGCCGGACCGTGGAACTCGTCGAGCTGGTGGGCCGTGAACTCGCCCGGCGCTGA
- a CDS encoding PLD nuclease N-terminal domain-containing protein — MNSPGADRATRRRWADLSPAERRVVAGAAAVQVSLAATAWWDLTHRPAEQVRGPKAVWAAVIAVNFAGPLAYFRWGRLRPGCQGPVERGPSAPE, encoded by the coding sequence GTGAACTCGCCCGGCGCTGACCGCGCCACCCGCCGCAGGTGGGCCGACCTGTCCCCCGCCGAGCGGCGGGTCGTGGCCGGCGCCGCCGCGGTCCAGGTGTCTCTGGCCGCGACGGCCTGGTGGGACCTCACTCACCGGCCGGCGGAGCAGGTCCGCGGCCCTAAAGCCGTGTGGGCGGCGGTGATCGCCGTCAACTTCGCCGGGCCGCTCGCGTACTTCCGGTGGGGCCGGTTGCGGCCCGGCTGCCAAGGGCCCGTGGAGCGAGGACCTTCGGCTCCTGAGTGA